In Primulina eburnea isolate SZY01 chromosome 14, ASM2296580v1, whole genome shotgun sequence, the following proteins share a genomic window:
- the LOC140811569 gene encoding methyltransferase-like protein 2 isoform X2: MAYAEAEAVHQISLFVNSGIYRFGDSNVAFIDPVRVLNRSYTRFNVSPSAYYSRFFQSSSHSTVNYDVASSCSKKRKRSKNLKKKLHELNSREQIADQRHQEVRPVLVNAHDTLLEAGLLLEMMRNLRNEGSSGLKGDVDPNPSNSVESCDKSIHPVFDNFVANEGSNETEAEIFNRKFILPKKSRFLMSDYGQIQNLVPAEADCGFNLIVIDPPWENSSAHQKLKYKTLPNRYFLSIPIKKLTHKVGALVALWVTNREKLRTFVENELFPKWGVQYAATFFWLKVKADGSLIGELDLFHHRPYECLLLGFSHGEDSNSEHLLRSIHIPNNQVFISIPGDYSRKPPIGELLVDYVPGCKPARCIELFSREMLSGWTSWGNEPLRFQDSKFFVSRRIADG; encoded by the exons ATGGCCTACGCCGAAGCCGAGGCCGTCCATCAGATATCCCTCTTCGTTAATTCAGGCATTTACCGGTTCGGTGACTCCAACGTGGCTTTCATAGACCCCGTTCGGGTACTGAACCGGTCCTACACGCGGTTTAACGTTTCGCCGTCTGCTTACTACTCCCGCTTCTTTCAGTCCTCAAGTCATTCAACTGTGAACTACGATGTTGCTTCATCTTGTTCCAAAAAACGAAAACGCAGcaaaaatttgaagaaaaaactACACGAGCTCAATTCACGGGAACAAATCGCTGATCAACGTCATCAG GAAGTCAGGCCAGTTTTGGTCAATGCTCATGATACATTGCTTGAAGCGGGTCTGCTGTTGGAAATGATGAGGAATTTGAGGAATGAGGGGAGCAGTGGTTTGAAGGGTGATGTAGATCCGAATCCTTCAAACA GTGTTGAATCATGTGATAAAAGCATTCATCCTGTATTTGACAACTTTGTTGCCAATGAAGGGAGTAATGAGACGGAGGCTGAAATATTTAACCGCAAGTTTATCTTGCCAAAGAAAAGTCGCTTTTTAATG TCGGATTATGGGCAGATTCAGAACCTTGTTCCAG CTGAAGCTGATTGTGGCTTTAATTTGATAGTTATCGATCCACCATGGGAGAATAGTAGTGCACATCAGAAACTTAA GTACAAAACTTTGCCTAATCGATACTTTTTATCTATTCCAATTAAAAAACTTACTCATAAAGTTGGAGCTTTGGTGGCTCTATGGGTAACCAATAGGGAGAAATTGCGGACTTTTGTTGAGAATGAATTATTTCCTAAATGGGGTGTTCAGTATGCTGCAACCTTTTTCTGGCTGAAG GTGAAAGCAGATGGGTCATTGATTGGTGAACTGGACCTCTTTCATCACAGACCATACGAGTGCCTCCTTCTTGGTTTTAGTCACGGGGAG GATTCCAATTCTGAACATCTTCTGAGATCAATACATATACCAAATAATCAAGTATTCATCAGCATTCCAGGAGATTATTCAAGGAAACCCCCAATCGGAG AGTTGTTGGTGGACTACGTCCCAGGGTGCAAACCTGCTCGCTGCATAGAACTGTTCTCCAGAGAGATGTTATCGGGCTGGACTTCTTGGGGTAACGAACCCCTCCGTTTTCAAGATTCAAAATTCTTTGTGAGCAGAAGGATAGCAGATGGGTGA
- the LOC140811569 gene encoding methyltransferase-like protein 2 isoform X1, which produces MAYAEAEAVHQISLFVNSGIYRFGDSNVAFIDPVRVLNRSYTRFNVSPSAYYSRFFQSSSHSTVNYDVASSCSKKRKRSKNLKKKLHELNSREQIADQRHQEVRPVLVNAHDTLLEAGLLLEMMRNLRNEGSSGLKGDVDPNPSNSELDFVKLGSLWQKRFYEIVLNVGVDGVESCDKSIHPVFDNFVANEGSNETEAEIFNRKFILPKKSRFLMSDYGQIQNLVPAEADCGFNLIVIDPPWENSSAHQKLKYKTLPNRYFLSIPIKKLTHKVGALVALWVTNREKLRTFVENELFPKWGVQYAATFFWLKVKADGSLIGELDLFHHRPYECLLLGFSHGEDSNSEHLLRSIHIPNNQVFISIPGDYSRKPPIGELLVDYVPGCKPARCIELFSREMLSGWTSWGNEPLRFQDSKFFVSRRIADG; this is translated from the exons ATGGCCTACGCCGAAGCCGAGGCCGTCCATCAGATATCCCTCTTCGTTAATTCAGGCATTTACCGGTTCGGTGACTCCAACGTGGCTTTCATAGACCCCGTTCGGGTACTGAACCGGTCCTACACGCGGTTTAACGTTTCGCCGTCTGCTTACTACTCCCGCTTCTTTCAGTCCTCAAGTCATTCAACTGTGAACTACGATGTTGCTTCATCTTGTTCCAAAAAACGAAAACGCAGcaaaaatttgaagaaaaaactACACGAGCTCAATTCACGGGAACAAATCGCTGATCAACGTCATCAG GAAGTCAGGCCAGTTTTGGTCAATGCTCATGATACATTGCTTGAAGCGGGTCTGCTGTTGGAAATGATGAGGAATTTGAGGAATGAGGGGAGCAGTGGTTTGAAGGGTGATGTAGATCCGAATCCTTCAAACAGTGAGCTTGATTTTGTCAAGTTGGGGAGCCTTTGGCAGAAGCGATTTTATGAGATTGTTCTTAATGTTGGTGTAGATG GTGTTGAATCATGTGATAAAAGCATTCATCCTGTATTTGACAACTTTGTTGCCAATGAAGGGAGTAATGAGACGGAGGCTGAAATATTTAACCGCAAGTTTATCTTGCCAAAGAAAAGTCGCTTTTTAATG TCGGATTATGGGCAGATTCAGAACCTTGTTCCAG CTGAAGCTGATTGTGGCTTTAATTTGATAGTTATCGATCCACCATGGGAGAATAGTAGTGCACATCAGAAACTTAA GTACAAAACTTTGCCTAATCGATACTTTTTATCTATTCCAATTAAAAAACTTACTCATAAAGTTGGAGCTTTGGTGGCTCTATGGGTAACCAATAGGGAGAAATTGCGGACTTTTGTTGAGAATGAATTATTTCCTAAATGGGGTGTTCAGTATGCTGCAACCTTTTTCTGGCTGAAG GTGAAAGCAGATGGGTCATTGATTGGTGAACTGGACCTCTTTCATCACAGACCATACGAGTGCCTCCTTCTTGGTTTTAGTCACGGGGAG GATTCCAATTCTGAACATCTTCTGAGATCAATACATATACCAAATAATCAAGTATTCATCAGCATTCCAGGAGATTATTCAAGGAAACCCCCAATCGGAG AGTTGTTGGTGGACTACGTCCCAGGGTGCAAACCTGCTCGCTGCATAGAACTGTTCTCCAGAGAGATGTTATCGGGCTGGACTTCTTGGGGTAACGAACCCCTCCGTTTTCAAGATTCAAAATTCTTTGTGAGCAGAAGGATAGCAGATGGGTGA
- the LOC140811570 gene encoding uncharacterized protein: MAIDLLCVLSSLALIFACLSQSSLAYQFIVGGKDGWVLNPSESYSQWAGRNRFSVNDTLLFRYQKGSDSVLVVNKGDYDNCNTGNPILKMDDGNSVFKFDRSGPFYFITGTKENCDKGQKLVTVVLAVRSPPTPPNAAPPTPNGSSTPPVISPSSPPSETSPSPSASPNQSPTPSNQVSGPPPSASSPEANLSPPSTTTPGSPATTVPGTGNTPAGGNTPPGPGSFAAPAYSPKVVLVLAVSVVLSFSLGGFVTSP; encoded by the exons ATGGCCATTGATCTGCTTTGTGTTCTCTCTTCTCTTGCGTTGATCTTTGCATGTCTTAGTCAATCCTCGCTAGCTTATCAATTCATTGTTGGAGGCAAAGATGGTTGGGTTTTAAACCCTTCTGAAAGCTACAGTCAGTGGGCTGGAAGGAACAGATTCAGTGTTAATGACACTCTCT TGTTCAGGTATCAGAAAGGATCGGATTCGGTGCTGGTGGTGAACAAAGGTGATTATGACAACTGCAACACCGGAAATCCGATACTGAAAATGGACGATGGAAATTCAGTCTTCAAATTTGATCGATCCGGGCCTTTCTACTTCATCACCGGAACCAAAGAGAACTGCGACAAAGGCCAGAAGCTAGTTACAGTCGTCTTGGCCGTTAGGAGCCCCCCAACACCGCCAAACGCCGCCCCGCCAACACCAAACGGATCATCAACTCCACCTGTCATCTCACCATCGTCTCCACCGTCTGAGACGTCTCCTTCCCCATCTGCATCACCTAATCAGTCACCTACACCGTCAAACCAAGTCTCCGGCCCCCCACCTTCAGCTTCATCCCCAGAGGCAAACCTGTCGCCACCTTCAACCACGACACCGGGATCTCCGGCTACTACTGTTCCGGGGACAGGGAACACTCCGGCGGGCGGTAATACACCCCCGGGTCCCGGTTCATTTGCGGCCCCGGCGTACAGTCCGAAAGTTGTCTTGGTGCTGGCCGTTTCAGTTGTGCTGAGTTTTAGCTTGGGTGGCTTTGTAACGTCACCTTGA
- the LOC140812196 gene encoding VQ motif-containing protein 4-like, with product MDINSPRIEERELNPSPTTSPHSNGGGGCTTSNAASVMLVATPPFTPNPNRTFRSNESNPYPTTFVQADTSSFKQVVQMLTGSSETAKQASKKDPTSTAAAPRGGGVSNSSIPPIRSTALKKQGFKLYERRNSLKNGLMINTLMAGFSQNSNFSPRKPEILSPSILDFPALVLSPATPLNEDNLSRASPSSIENSLEEEKAISEKKFYFHPSPRTAPGNAEPQLLPLFPVTSPRVSGSSS from the coding sequence ATGGATATCAACTCTCCGAGAATTGAAGAAAGAGAACTCAACCCATCTCCCACCACCTCTCCCCACAGCAATGGCGGCGGCGGCTGCACCACCAGTAATGCGGCGTCGGTAATGCTTGTCGCCACCCCGCCGTTCACCCCTAATCCAAACCGCACTTTCAGATCTAACGAATCCAATCCATATCCTACCACTTTCGTACAAGCGGACACTTCGTCCTTCAAACAGGTCGTGCAGATGCTCACTGGTTCCTCGGAAACAGCTAAACAAGCATCCAAAAAGGATCCAACTTCGACCGCTGCCGCCCCCCGAGGCGGTGGCGTCAGCAACAGCAGCATACCGCCTATCAGAAGCACCGCTCTGAAGAAGCAAGGCTTTAAGCTCTACGAGCGCAGAAACAGCCTGAAGAACGGGCTCATGATCAACACACTGATGGCGGGTTtctctcaaaactccaactttTCGCCGAGGAAGCCCGAGATTTTATCCCCGAGTATCCTTGACTTTCCGGCGCTGGTCCTCAGCCCGGCGACGCCATTGAACGAGGATAACCTGAGCAGAGCCTCACCGTCCTCGATCGAGAATTCGTTGGAAGAGGAAAAGGCAATATCTGAGAAGAAATTCTACTTTCACCCCTCCCCGAGGACGGCCCCCGGAAACGCCGAGCCTCAGCTTCTGCCTCTTTTCCCGGTGACATCACCGCGAGTATCGGGTTCCTCTTCGTAA
- the LOC140813239 gene encoding LOW QUALITY PROTEIN: dynamin-related protein 5A (The sequence of the model RefSeq protein was modified relative to this genomic sequence to represent the inferred CDS: deleted 1 base in 1 codon) has translation MATNGRDSTNAAAFLTTPTKTPGGEKSSSRKHHHQSMDAFNSTVPEFKTRFEAYNRLQAAAVAFGEKIPIPEIVALGGQSDGKSSLLEALLGFRFNVREVEMGTRRPLILQMVHDSTALEPRCRFQEEDSEEYGNPILSSTAIADTIKSRTEAHLKKIRTAVSSKPIVMRAEYAHCPNLTIIDTPGFVLKAKKGEPESTPDEILSMVKSLASPPHRILVFLQQSSVEWCSSLWLDTVREIDPAFRRTVIVVSKFDNRLKEFTDRWEVDRYLSASGYLGESTRPFFVALPKERSAISNDEFRKQISQVDTEVMSYLRDGIKGGFDEEKYKSYVGFGCLRDYLESELQKKYKEAAPATIALLEQRCSEVTTELTRMERKIQATSDVSHLRRSAMLHVSFICNHLEALLDGAADPEPEQWGKTTEIEKFESGIGCWPGVTTGVKPANATLRLYGGAAFERVVHEFRCATYSMECPVVSREKVANILLAHAGRGGSRGVTEAAAEIARAAAKTWLAPLLDTACDRLAFVLCNLFDIAIERNQHHHAGYGHQSGDMDGYVGFHAALRHSYNCFIKDLAKQCKQVVRHHLDSVTSPYSQVYYENDVLGSLSSGVNSISRLNQVSAGSSFFELSDGRPALNKEATKDQENIPPEKNDTTPGKVAEGRDALRECQMTVPETPSPDQPSDGNYLVKKEVGNCIEVGARKRYPRLTGNNRNSDNCIIQNGGGLLFGCGDNNTSRSGSAYSDICSSAAQHFARIREVLVERGVASTLNSSFLIPCKERLMVALGLDLFAVSDEKFMDMFVAPGALDVLQNERQSLHKRQKILHSCLNEFKNVARSL, from the exons ATGGCTACCAACGGTCGCGATTCCACCAACGCAGCCGCTTTCCTCACTACACCCACCAAAACTCCCGGCGGAGAAAAGTCCTCTTCCAGGAAACACCACCATCAATCCATGGATGCTTTCAACAGTACCGTTCCCGAGTTCAAAACGAGATTCGAGGCCTACAACAGGCTTCAGGCCGCTGCCGTTGCATTTGGTGAGAAAATCCCCATTCCCGAGATTGTAGCCCTCGGTGGGCAGTCCGATGGTAAGAGTTCTCTGCTCGAAGCGCTCCTAGGGTTTCGTTTCAATGTGCGGGAAGTTGAAATGGGCACCCGTCGCCCTCTCATCCTTCAGATGGTTCATGACTCTACTGCACTTGAGCCCCGATGCCGCTTTCAG GAAGAAGATTCAGAAGAATATGGGAATCCCATTTTGTCATCTACTGCAATTGCAGATACTATAAAGTCTCGAACTGAAGCACATTTGAAAAAGATAAGGACAGCAGTTTCTTCGAAGCCCATTGTTATGAGAGCAGAATATGCACATTGTCCTAATCTTACCATTATAGATACACCGGGCTTTGTTCTCAAG GCAAAAAAGGGTGAACCTGAGAGTACACCTGATGAAATTTTGTCAATGGTGAAATCCTTGGCCAGCCCACCACACCGAATTCTAGTGTTTCTTCAGCAGAGTAGTGTTGAATGGTGCTCGTCATTGTGGTTGGATACTGTTCGTGAAATAGATCCTGCATTTAGGAGAACTGTCATTGTTGTCTCCAAATTCGACAACCGTCTAAAG GAGTTCACTGATCGCTGGGAGGTGGACCGCTATTTGAGTGCAAGTGGATATCTCGGAGAGAGCACGCGGCCTTTTTTTGTAGCCCTGCCAAAGGAGAGAAGTGCAATTTCTAATGATGAGTTCCGTAAGCAAATATCTCAGGTAGATACAGAAGTAATGTCTTATCTTCGTGATGGTATAAAGGGGGGTTTTGATGAAGAGAAGTACAAATCTTACGTTGGCTTTGGCTGTTTAAGAGATTATTTGGAATCTGAACTCCAAAAGAAGTACAAAGAAGCTGCCCCAGCTACAATCGCCCTACTGGAACAGCGCTGTAGTGAAGTCACAACTGAGCTGACCAGGATGGAAAGAAAAATACAGGCAACTTCTGATGTTTCTCATCTTCGCAGATCTGCCATGTTGCATGTTTCTTTTATCTGCAACCATCTG GAAGCACTTCTTGATGGAGCAGCAGATCCAGAACCAGAGCAATGGGGGAAAACAACAGAAATCGAAAAATTCGAGAGTGGTATAGGTTGTTGGCCTGGTGTTACCACCGGTGTAAAACCTGCCAATGCAACTCTCCGCCTTTATGGTGGTGCTGCTTTTGAAAGAGTGGTGCATGAGTTTCGTTGTGCCACATATTCCATGGAGTGTCCCGTGGTGTCTAGGGAGAAG GTCGCCAATATCTTACTTGCTCATGCTGGCCGAGGCGGGAGTAGAGGAGTTACAGAGGCTGCTGCAGAGATAGCACGTGCTGCAGCCAAAACTTGGCTTGCTCCTCTTCTTGACACAGCTTGTGATCGGCTTGCTTTTGTTTTGTGCAATCTTTTTGATATTGCGATTGAGAGAAATCAACATCATCACGCTGGAT ATGGTCATCAATCTGGAGATATGGATGGATATGTTGGTTTTCATGCTGCATTAAGGCACTCTTACAATTGCTTTATAAAAGATCTTGCCAAACAGTGCAAACAAGTAGTTCGACACCATCTAGATTCAGTTACTAGCCCATATTCACAGGTCTACTACGAAAATGATGTTCTGGGGAGTTTAAGTTCAGGTGTAAACTCGATTTCTCGACTAAACCAAGTATCAGCAGGATCGTCTTTCTTTGAGCTCAGCGATGGCAGGCCTGCTTTGAACAAGGAAGCCACTAAAGATCAAGAAAATATACCCCCTGAAAAAAATGATACTACACCAGGGAAAGTGGCTGAGGGTAGAGATGCTCTCCGAGAATGCCAAATGACGGTGCCAGAAACCCCATCGCCTGATCAACCAAGTGATGGAAACTATCTGGTTAAAAAGGAAGTTGGTAACTGCATTGAAGTAGGGGCAAGAAAACGCTATCCTAGACTTACAGGAAATAATAGAAATTCGGATAATTGTATTATTCAAAATGGTGGTGGCCTCTTATTTGGTTGTGGAGATAATAATACTTCCAGGTCAGGATCAGCTTACTCAGACATATGCTCATCTGCTGCTCAGCATTTTGCTCGCATTCGTGAAGTTCTAGTTGAGAGAGGGGTGGCATCAACTCTGAattccagttttttaatacctTG CAAAGAGCGGCTCATGGTAGCACTTGGATTGGATTTGTTTGCTGTGAGTGATGAGAAGTTTATGGACATGTTTGTTGCGCCTGGAGCATTAGATGTACTTCAGAATGAAAGACAGTCGCTTCATAAGCGCCAGAAAATACTGCATTCTTGCTTGAAT GAATTCAAAAATGTTGCAAGGTCACTTTGA
- the LOC140811817 gene encoding proton pump-interactor 1-like isoform X2, translating to MGVEVVESNSAVNMENGNEASTSVENGKVNINFGSHGVEEPVKGEAPKVFESSAPKDAVDEWPEPKQVHSFYFVRYRAFEDPNLKNKLDLADKELQKRNQDRFQLIERLKEKRGDRAQIIAQLRSLGVENKQFRIFMDEKRKEMEPLQQALGKLRGPAGSRERASSICSSEEELNDLIKSLQYRIQHESIPLSEEKQILREIKQLEGTREKVIANSAERARIQDSLGEKEAIQDQVKLIGVDLDGVRKEKQVISAKLKQLDDAKLAAEKVIKALEEELTTITEKRDKTFENIKEMRKQRDEGNSPFHQNRVVLTKAKVLAVNKDVEALKDLSHSEVENFMNLWNNNKAFRDDYARRILSSLDARQLSRDGRMRNSEEKPLVSVEVSTPFVPEVVKTSSKQPLKQDLVSVPKADTSEQKVQNPKNAKSNKENKKAELALEKIEQLDREEVFQFDKIQKDSLPKKEEVDETKLKELKKAEEMAKRIQTEERRKKLAEKASVKAAKKAEQEAEKKLKEREKRARKKTGATVAAVASEEPSETIEEVAEQEMVEEKVETPAPFKNRARKENPIRHRARPRGGPDSLPKSMLKRKKATNYWIWAIPAALAVLTLLVGGYTYLS from the exons ATGGGTGTGGAGGTTGTAGAATCCAACTCAGCCGTCAACATGGAAAATGGAAATGAAGCCAGCACATCAGTTGAAAATGGAAaagtaaatataaattttggctCACATGGTGTGGAAGAGCCAGTTAAAGGAGAAGCTCCTAAAGTTTTTGAGTCCAGTGCCCCTAAGGATGCAGTGGATGAGTGGCCAGAGCCCAAGCAGGtacattcattttattttgttaggtacCGGGCATTTGAAGACCCGAACCTGAAAAACAAACTTGATCTGGCTGACAAAGAGCTTCAGAAAAGGAACCAGGATCGATTCCAACTTATCGAACGATTGAAGGAAAAAAGG GGGGATCGAGCCCAAATCATAGCCCAACTACGGTCTTTGGGTGTTGAGAACAAACAATTTAGgatatttatggatgaaaaaaggaaagaaatggaACCTCTCCAGCAGGCACTGGGTAAGTTGAGAGGTCCTGCTGGAAGTAGAGAAAGGGCTTCCAGTATATGTTCATCCGAGGAAGAACTCAATGATCTT ATTAAAAGTTTACAATACCGCATTCAGCATGAAAGCATTCCTCTCAgtgaagaaaaacaaatccTTAGGGAAATCAAACAGCTTGAAGGTACGAGGGAAAAGGTTATTGCAAATTCAGCTGAGAGGGCAAGGATTCAGGACTCGTTAGGTGAAAAAGAAGCCATTCAGGACCAGGTCAAA CTGATTGGAGTCGATCTCGATGGAGTTCGAAAGGAAAAGCAAGTGATTAGTGCCAAGCTGAAGCAGCTTGATGATGCAAAACTGGCAGCAGAGAAAGTGATCAAAGCTTTAGAGGAGGAATTGACTACAATTACTGAAAAGAGAGACAAGacttttgaaaacattaaagaAATGAGGAAACAGCGAGATGAAGGG AATTCTCCCTTCCATCAAAATCGTGTTGTCTTGACCAAAGCTAAAGTACTTGCAGTTAACAAGGATGTTGAGGCCCTGAAGGATCTTTCACATTCAGAG GTTGAGAACTTCATGAACCTCTGGAATAATAATAAGGCTTTTCGGGATGATTATGCGAGGAGAATCTTGTCATCCCTTGATGCGAGGCAGTTGAGTAGGGATGGCCGGATGAGAAATTCAGAGGAGAAACCACTGGTGTCAGTCGAGGTGTCCACTCCATTTGTGCCAGAGGTGGTAAAAACATCTTCCAAACAACCTCTAAAGCAAGATTTGGTATCCGTGCCTAAAGCAGATACTTCGGAGCAGAAAGTTCAGAATCCTAAGAATGCTAAAAGCAATAAAGAAAACAAGAAAGCAGAACTCGCCTTGGAGAAAATTGAACAGCTAGACAGAGAGGAAGTGTTTCAGTTTGACAAAATCCAGAAGGATTCTCTCCCCAAGAAGGAAGAAGTGGATGAAACTAAGCTGAAAGAGCTTAAGAAAGCAGAAGAGATGGCAAAGCGTATTCAGACAGAAGAAAGGAGGAAGAAGTTGGCAGAGAAAGCTTCGGTCAAAGCAGCTAAAAAAGCTGAGCAGGAAGCGGAAAAGAAGCTCA AGGAGCGTGAAAAgagagcaaggaagaagactggTGCCACTGTTGCTGCTGTGGCTTCTGAAGAGCCATCTGAAACAATTGAAGAAGTTGCCGAACAGGAGATGGTCGAGGAGAAAGTCGAAACTCCTGCTCCATTCAAGAACAGGGCTCGAAAGGAAAACCCCATCAGACATAGAGCACGCCCGAGAGGCGGTCCGGACTCACTTCCGAAGTCCATGCTCAAACGCAAGAAGGCGACGAATTATTGGATATGGGCTATTCCTGCTGCTCTGGCGGTTCTCACTCTTTTGGTAGGCGGCTACACCTATCTTAGTTAA
- the LOC140811817 gene encoding proton pump-interactor 1-like isoform X1: MGVEVVESNSAVNMENGNEASTSVENGKVNINFGSHGVEEPVKGEAPKVFESSAPKDAVDEWPEPKQVHSFYFVRYRAFEDPNLKNKLDLADKELQKRNQDRFQLIERLKEKRGDRAQIIAQLRSLGVENKQFRIFMDEKRKEMEPLQQALGKLRGPAGSRERASSICSSEEELNDLIKSLQYRIQHESIPLSEEKQILREIKQLEGTREKVIANSAERARIQDSLGEKEAIQDQVKLIGVDLDGVRKEKQVISAKLKQLDDAKLAAEKVIKALEEELTTITEKRDKTFENIKEMRKQRDEGNSPFHQNRVVLTKAKVLAVNKDVEALKDLSHSEVENFMNLWNNNKAFRDDYARRILSSLDARQLSRDGRMRNSEEKPLVSVEVSTPFVPEVVKTSSKQPLKQDLVSVPKADTSEQKVQNPKNAKSNKENKKAELALEKIEQLDREEVFQFDKIQKDSLPKKEEVDETKLKELKKAEEMAKRIQTEERRKKLAEKASVKAAKKAEQEAEKKLKEIISFFFYHTYYFQLT; this comes from the exons ATGGGTGTGGAGGTTGTAGAATCCAACTCAGCCGTCAACATGGAAAATGGAAATGAAGCCAGCACATCAGTTGAAAATGGAAaagtaaatataaattttggctCACATGGTGTGGAAGAGCCAGTTAAAGGAGAAGCTCCTAAAGTTTTTGAGTCCAGTGCCCCTAAGGATGCAGTGGATGAGTGGCCAGAGCCCAAGCAGGtacattcattttattttgttaggtacCGGGCATTTGAAGACCCGAACCTGAAAAACAAACTTGATCTGGCTGACAAAGAGCTTCAGAAAAGGAACCAGGATCGATTCCAACTTATCGAACGATTGAAGGAAAAAAGG GGGGATCGAGCCCAAATCATAGCCCAACTACGGTCTTTGGGTGTTGAGAACAAACAATTTAGgatatttatggatgaaaaaaggaaagaaatggaACCTCTCCAGCAGGCACTGGGTAAGTTGAGAGGTCCTGCTGGAAGTAGAGAAAGGGCTTCCAGTATATGTTCATCCGAGGAAGAACTCAATGATCTT ATTAAAAGTTTACAATACCGCATTCAGCATGAAAGCATTCCTCTCAgtgaagaaaaacaaatccTTAGGGAAATCAAACAGCTTGAAGGTACGAGGGAAAAGGTTATTGCAAATTCAGCTGAGAGGGCAAGGATTCAGGACTCGTTAGGTGAAAAAGAAGCCATTCAGGACCAGGTCAAA CTGATTGGAGTCGATCTCGATGGAGTTCGAAAGGAAAAGCAAGTGATTAGTGCCAAGCTGAAGCAGCTTGATGATGCAAAACTGGCAGCAGAGAAAGTGATCAAAGCTTTAGAGGAGGAATTGACTACAATTACTGAAAAGAGAGACAAGacttttgaaaacattaaagaAATGAGGAAACAGCGAGATGAAGGG AATTCTCCCTTCCATCAAAATCGTGTTGTCTTGACCAAAGCTAAAGTACTTGCAGTTAACAAGGATGTTGAGGCCCTGAAGGATCTTTCACATTCAGAG GTTGAGAACTTCATGAACCTCTGGAATAATAATAAGGCTTTTCGGGATGATTATGCGAGGAGAATCTTGTCATCCCTTGATGCGAGGCAGTTGAGTAGGGATGGCCGGATGAGAAATTCAGAGGAGAAACCACTGGTGTCAGTCGAGGTGTCCACTCCATTTGTGCCAGAGGTGGTAAAAACATCTTCCAAACAACCTCTAAAGCAAGATTTGGTATCCGTGCCTAAAGCAGATACTTCGGAGCAGAAAGTTCAGAATCCTAAGAATGCTAAAAGCAATAAAGAAAACAAGAAAGCAGAACTCGCCTTGGAGAAAATTGAACAGCTAGACAGAGAGGAAGTGTTTCAGTTTGACAAAATCCAGAAGGATTCTCTCCCCAAGAAGGAAGAAGTGGATGAAACTAAGCTGAAAGAGCTTAAGAAAGCAGAAGAGATGGCAAAGCGTATTCAGACAGAAGAAAGGAGGAAGAAGTTGGCAGAGAAAGCTTCGGTCAAAGCAGCTAAAAAAGCTGAGCAGGAAGCGGAAAAGAAGCTCAAGGAAAttatcagtttttttttttaccacacATACTATTTCCAACTAACGTAA